The genomic DNA AGTGTGGGCACACTGGCCGTGAGATTCAGCCATTGATGTCTTTTGTTCGTTGATGCCCGGGCATTGAGGAGCCATTTCGGCATTCAGTCCCTTGTAGTCTGCCCACTGTTCGGGCAGGTTATCTTCGTGGAAAATTGCTTCCACGGGGCACTCTGGAACACATGCTTCACAATCGATGCATTCATCTGGATGAATGAAAAGGATTGCTTCGCCTTCGTAGAAACACTCGACCGGACACACAACTACGCAGTCGGTGTACTTGCAGTTGAAGCAAGGTTCTGCCACAACGTGAGCCATTTGTTGCCCTTTCAAACCAGAATGCTGGCCAGAGAATCGGGACCCGAGTTGGGTCATTATTAGGTGGATACACTCTTCATTGTGAAGAGTAGTCTGTCTCATTGTCGTCTGCAACGTGCAGATTGGCCCCAGTAAAATGGACCGTTTCTGCAGTTGGGAAGCCCGGTTGCTTCTTCCAGAGTGAGTTGTACGAAACGCTTTTCGGCAATTTCCAGACACGCAGCGGTGCAAAAATGCGTCTCAGGAAATTGAGACAGAATCTCGCAAATTATCTGCTGGTCCTCGCCAGATCTGCGCGGGTTTTGCAAGGAAACCAGCCATCCTGCCGATTTTTACCAACCCGATTTTGAATCGTCCGGGGTTTCAGAATCTGGATTCCCGTTCGGGGTTACGGCGCACAAAGTGGAATAATTTGTGCACAATTGATGCTCCCACTGCAATTTTTCTCCGTTTACAGTCAATATCAGTCGCGTTCCGTGCGTATTTCTACAAGTTGCTGCGTGTTGTGTTGTTCTTTCATACACGTCTGTTTTCAGCCTGAGCAATTTGCTGCCTCCTGACCCGAGCGAGGTCTACTGTGCCACTCACTGATACCGATCGCAAACTTCTGAGCGAACTGCTGGCTGGCCGCAGCAATGCGTGGAAGGTGTTCGTTGATCGTTTCACGGGGTTGGTGCTTCAGGTCATCCAGCAGACCGCACAATCCCACAGCATAAAGCTGAGTGAGCATGATGTTGAAGACCTCTGTGCGGACACCTATGCCGAATTGCTCTCCCGAGACATGGCGTCATTGAGAAGTTTTCGTGGACGGTGTTCATTCGCGACCTATCTGGCCGTCATTGTACGGCGGATCGTGGTGCGACAGATGACTCACTACCGATACCGGCAGGCAATGGGACACGTAAATGCTCATCGGGCTGCAATCGATCTTGCGGGAGATTCCTCTGATGTGCGGCAACTGGAAGCGAGAGACGAAGTGGAATCTCTGATGTCCTCACTTCCTCAGGAACAACAGACGCTGCTGAGTCTGCATTTTCTGCAACATCGATCCTACAGGGAAATTGCCACGTTGCTGAAGAAACCGTTGAATTCTATCGGCCCAATGTTGAGCCGGCTGCGTGAAGCGATGCAGTCCCAGTCCCCACGCCCTACACGATAGCCGAAACATCGGCAGGACGATCCGCAGGAACCATTATCGCTTCACACGCACGCAGACCTCATTTAGCTACTGAAGCAGACTGCGATCGAGAACATCGCGTGCCTTCGCAAAGTAATCCTGCCAGATGATCTCGGGATTTCCATCCCGGAGGCAGTCTCTGACTTTCTGCAGTGTGTTCCGAGCCATGTGGGGGCATCGATTACAAGCGCAGGTCTCACCGGATGACGCCATGATTCCCGGAACAGGAATATAGGTGTGTTGCGGCGCAGATTTCTGCAACGGATGAATCATGGCCGCTTCTGTCGCAATCAGGAATGTCATTGGTTCTTCGAGAGACATTACGTACTGGCGAATTTTTTCCGTGCCACCAATGAAATCCGTAATCTCCAGAATATTCTGAGGGCACTCCGGATGAGCGAGAACTTGCGCTGCCGGATTATTTCGCTTGGCTCGGATAAGATCCTGAATGCTGAAGATCTCATGAACCATGCACGATCCCGGCCAGAGAATCATCTTCCTGCCGGTGACTTCGCTCAGATATCGGCCGAGATGCTGATCGGGGACAAACAGAATTTCCTTATCGTCAGGGACCCGTTCAATGATCTCTCGAGCATTGCCACTGGTGACAATCCAGTCGCAAAGACTTTTGACGGCCGCTGAAGTATTGATGTATGCCACAGTCTGAAAGTCTCGCCCCTGAGCTCGCAGCTGCTCCTGAAATGCTGCAAGGTTGTCTGGCTGGCAACTGTCCGCCAGCGAGCAGCCGGCCAGCATGTCGGGAATCAGGATACGCTTTTCAGGATTCATGATCTTTGCCGATTCACCCATGAAATGAACCCCCGCAAAGACGATGGTCGATGTATTGACTCTGGTGGCGTCTCTGGCCAGTTTCAGGCTGTCACCGGTAAAGTCAGCGATATCCTGAATTTCTCCATCGACATAGAAATGTGCGAGTACAGTGGCGTCTTTTTCTTTCTTCAGGGCGTCGATTTCGTCCATCAGATCGAGTGGGTCCTCGAAAGGGACCGGTGAATCCGTTACGACGGGCAAAGACATGTTTACAGGTCCTTAATGATGTTGTTCGCAGGTTGGTCAATGAATTTGGGAATGAAGTCTTCCGCGGTTGGATCGAGACATCAATCCGACGACGAATGCTGTTGGTCCTCACGTTGCTGGTCAGATTGATCGCTGAAAAGCGGAATCTGACTTTCACGAGTGCCGAT from Planctomycetaceae bacterium includes the following:
- a CDS encoding ferredoxin family protein, which gives rise to MAHVVAEPCFNCKYTDCVVVCPVECFYEGEAILFIHPDECIDCEACVPECPVEAIFHEDNLPEQWADYKGLNAEMAPQCPGINEQKTSMAESHGQCAHTPKK
- a CDS encoding sigma-70 family RNA polymerase sigma factor, whose product is MPLTDTDRKLLSELLAGRSNAWKVFVDRFTGLVLQVIQQTAQSHSIKLSEHDVEDLCADTYAELLSRDMASLRSFRGRCSFATYLAVIVRRIVVRQMTHYRYRQAMGHVNAHRAAIDLAGDSSDVRQLEARDEVESLMSSLPQEQQTLLSLHFLQHRSYREIATLLKKPLNSIGPMLSRLREAMQSQSPRPTR
- the nadA gene encoding quinolinate synthase NadA, with amino-acid sequence MSLPVVTDSPVPFEDPLDLMDEIDALKKEKDATVLAHFYVDGEIQDIADFTGDSLKLARDATRVNTSTIVFAGVHFMGESAKIMNPEKRILIPDMLAGCSLADSCQPDNLAAFQEQLRAQGRDFQTVAYINTSAAVKSLCDWIVTSGNAREIIERVPDDKEILFVPDQHLGRYLSEVTGRKMILWPGSCMVHEIFSIQDLIRAKRNNPAAQVLAHPECPQNILEITDFIGGTEKIRQYVMSLEEPMTFLIATEAAMIHPLQKSAPQHTYIPVPGIMASSGETCACNRCPHMARNTLQKVRDCLRDGNPEIIWQDYFAKARDVLDRSLLQ